The following proteins are encoded in a genomic region of Sesamum indicum cultivar Zhongzhi No. 13 linkage group LG8, S_indicum_v1.0, whole genome shotgun sequence:
- the LOC105169251 gene encoding LMBR1 domain-containing protein 2 homolog A-like, producing the protein MWVFYLISLPLTVGMVGVTLWYFMGPDVARYVRFTVGYTWFCSLSIVILVPADIWTAITNHDMGGISFFWSLSYWSTFLLTWVVVPIIQGYEDAGDFTIRERLKTSAHVNLIYYSCVGSIALCGVILLIILHKNWGGSILGFAMACSNTFGLVTGAFLLGFGLSEIPKGIWRNADWTLRHKVLSHKVSKMAVELDDAHQEFSNAIVVAQATSKQMSRRDPLRPYMNIIDDMLVQMLSEDPTFKPQGGKLGETDMDYDTDSKTMAALRRQLQKARDEYYRYKSEYVNVVTEALELEDTVKNNDYCSSNGWKYVSSFRPERKGRLGSYLDVIELLWRCILRKQLEKLLAIILGCMSAAILLAEATILPSEVDLSLFSILINIVAKHEMLVQVTALIPLMYMCVCTYYSLFKIGMLTFYSLTPRQTSSVSLLMICSMVARYAPPISYNFLNLIHLDNGAKTIFEKRMGNIDDAVPFFGKGFNKIYPLIMVIYTILIATNFFVRVINYFGNWKIFRYQHEESDDLDGFDPSGLIILQKERSWLQQGHKVGELVVPLARSFSNATIDLESGSHGMVSHRLQASRFFEEEGESSQSEPLNSSSHKHSTIKMQLGMRPLPTRHETHFNPTKRDSYSTDAETDVLMLGKPSSAIASTWESMKIGFRNLKSSVNANKFIPLSQDDDSLYSSRLSSSESLDEIFMRINRQAA; encoded by the exons GCAATTACCAACCATGACATGGGAGGTATCTCTTTCTTCTGGAGCTTGTCATATTGGAGTACATTTTTACTCACTTG GGTTGTGGTGCCTATAATTCAGGGTTATGAAGATGCAGGGGACTTCACTATCAGGGAAAGACTAAAGACCAGCGCTCATGTAAACCTAATCTACTATTCATGTGTCGGTTCTATTGCGCTCTGTGGGGTTATACTGCTCATTATTTTGCACAAGAACTG GGGTGGCAGTATCTTAGGTTTTGCTATGGCCTGCTCAAACACATTTGGTCTTGTGACTGGAGCTTTTCTTTTAGGTTTTGGTTTGAGTGAAATTCCAAAAGGTATCTGGAGAAATGCAGATTGGACATTACGTCATAAAGTCCTGTCTCATAAAGTGTCTAAAATGGCTGTTGAACTTGATGATGCTcatcaagaattttcaaatgcaaTAGTT GTTGCTCAAGCAACATCAAAACAAATGTCAAGGCGTGATCCTTTGAGACCATACATGAATATAATTGATGACATGTTGGTTCAGATG CTCAGTGAAGATCCTACATTCAAACCTCAAGGAGGAAAATTAGGGGAGACTGACATGGATTATGACACTGATAGCAAAACAATGGCGGCTCTCAGACGTCAACTGCAGAAAGCTCGAGACGAGTACTACCGTTATAAAAG CGAGTATGTGAATGTTGTCACAGAAGCCCTAGAGCTAGAGGACACTGTGAAGAATAATGATTATTGTAGTTCCAATGGATG GAAATATGTATCAAGTTTCAGACCTGAACGTAAAGGCAGACTAGGGTCTTATCTTGATGTCATTG aATTATTATGGCGATGCATTTTAAGAAAACAACTTGAGAAACTTTTGGCTATCATATTGGGTTGCATGTCGGCTGCAATTCTCCTTGCTGAAGCCACTATTCTGCCCAGTGAAGTTGATTTATCTCTGTTCTCGATCCTGATAAACATTGTTGCGAAGCATGAAATGCTTGTGCAG GTTACTGCCCTTATTCCTCTAATGTACATGTGTGTGTGCacatattattctttattcaaaatcGGAATGCTGACATTTTACTCTCTGACTCCAAGACAAACAAGTTCGGTTAGCTTGCTTATGATATGCTC GATGGTCGCGCGCTATGCTCCACCCATTTCATACAATTTTCTCAACCTCATTCATCTTGACAACGGTGCCAAGACTATATTTGAAAAG AGAATGGGGAATATTGACGACGCTGTCCCATTCTTTGGAAAAGGGTTCAATAAAATCTATCCACTTATTATGGTCATCTATACCATACTCATCGcgaccaatttttttgttcgcGTCATCAATTACTTTGGTAACTGGAAAATATTCAGATATCAACATGAAGAATCAGACGATTTAGACGGATTTGATCCATCAGGATTGATAATTTTGCAGAAAg AACGAAGTTGGCTTCAACAAGGACATAAAGTCGGTGAACTTGTTGTTCCCCTGGCAAGAAGTTTCAGCAATGCAACCATAGATCTTGAGTCTGGCAGCCATGGCATG GTTTCACATAGACTACAAGCATCAAGATTCTTTGAGGAGGAGGGAGAAAGCAGTCAGTCAGAACCTCTCAACTCATCGTCACATAAACACAGTACAATCAAAATGCAGCTGGGCATGAGACCTCTACCTACCAGACATGAAACACACTTCAATCCAACCAAAAGAGACTCTTACTCGACCGATGCAGAAACCGACGTCCTCATGCTGGGAAAACCATCTTCTGCAATAGCCTCCACCTGGGAATCGATGAAGATTGGTTTCCGCAATCTCAAATCCAGTGTCAACGCAAACAAATTTATCCCCCTTAGCCAAGATGATGATAGCCTATACTCCTCCCGTCTTTCGTCTTCTGAATCCCTCGATGAAATATTTATGAGGATTAACCGGCAGGCTGCATGA
- the LOC105169252 gene encoding long chain base biosynthesis protein 1 codes for MDTMFSAFETMAKFVSDWGTLAFDTPYARAVVFGVPIRGHLLVEGLLLVVILFLLSQKSYKPPKRPLTKKEVDELCDEWVPEPLIPSITEDMKYEPPVLESAAGPHAVINGKEVVNFTSANYLGLLGHDKLQDSCIKALEKYGVGSCGPRGFYGTIDVHLDCEARIAKFLGTSDSILYSYGLSTMFSTIPAFCKKGDVIVVDEGVHWGIQNGLHLSRSTIIYFKHNDMKSLESILENATHDNKRAKKLRRYIIVEAVYQNSGQIAPLDEIIKLKEKYRFRVILDESNSFGVLGSSGRGLTEHFNVPIEKVDIVTAAMGHALATEGGFCTGSSRVIDHQRLSSSGYVFSASLPPYLASAAITAIDVLEGHPDLITKLKANIATLHKGLSDLQGLEIVSHPESPIVFLRLKRSTGSTKGDLQLLEDIADHLLKEHSIFVATSKRSTVDKCKLPAGIRLFISAAHTESDLGKACESLKRATALVLAGQ; via the exons ATGGATACAATGTTCTCAGCTTTTGAAACTATGGCGAAGTTCGTCTCAGATTGGGGAACATTGGCTTTTGATACCCCATATGCTCGAGCGGTTGTCTTTGGAGTGCCCATCCGGG GTCATCTGCTTGTGGAGGGCCTTCTCTTGGTCGTAATTCTTTTCCTTCTATCCCAAAAAAGTTACAAGCCACCTAAAAGACCATTAACAAAGAAG GAAGTAGATGAGTTATGTGATGAATGGGTCCCTGAACCCCTCATTCCTTCTATTACTGAAGACATGAAGTATGAACCTCCGGTATTGGAAAG TGCTGCTGGGCCACATGCTGTAATCAATGGAAAAGAAGTAGTGAATTTCACATCAGCAAATTACCTTGGTCTTTTAGGACATGATAAGCTACAA GACTCTTGTATTAAAGCTCTGGAAAAATATGGTGTTGGTTCATGTGGTCCTCGTGGATTTTATGGGACAATTG ATGTTCACCTTGATTGTGAGGCCAGAATAGCTAAGTTTCTTGGAACTTCTGATTCTATACTTTATTCCTATGGACTTTCCACGATGTTTAGCACCATTCCAGCATTTTGTAAGAAGGGAGACGTCATTGTTGT AGACGAGGGCGTCCACTGGGGAATACAAAATGGCCTTCACCTCTCAAGGagtactataatttatttcaagcACAATGACATGAAGTCCTTAGAGAGTATTCTGGAGAATGCTACCCATGATAACAAACGAGCTAAGAAGCTTAGACGTTATATCATTGTAGAAGCTGTCTATCAG AATTCTGGTCAAATTGCTCCATTGGATGAAATTATCAAGTTAAAGGAGAAGTATCGATTCCGTGTCATACTAGATGAAAGCAATTCTTTTGGAGTTCTTGGAAGTTCTGGTAGAGGTCTAACTGAGCATTTCAATGTTCCA ATTGAGAAGGTGGATATTGTCACTGCCGCAATGGGACATGCATTGGCCACTGAAGGAGGGTTTTGCACTGGGAGTTCCCGAGTGATTGATCACCAG CGTCTCAGTAGTTCTGGTTATGTATTTTCTGCTTCTTTGCCTCCTTATCTGGCAAGTGCTGCAATCACCGCTATTGATGTTCTGGAAGGACATCCAGATCTCATCACAAAATTGAAGGCAAATATTGCTACTCTCCATAAAG GTTTGTCAGACCTTCAAGGCCTTGAGATTGTCAGCCATCCAGAATCACCAATAGTTTTTCTGAGACTGAAGAGGTCCACAGGATCGACAAAGGGTGATCTTCAACTCCTTGAAGATATTGCTGATCAT TTATTGAAGGAACACTCCATTTTTGTTGCAACTTCAAAAAGATCAACCGTAGACAAATGCAAGTTACCCGCTGGGATTAGATTATTCATCTCTGCTGCTCATACAGAATCTGATCTGGGAAAAGCGTGCGAATCATTAAAGAGAGCAACAGCCCTTGTATTGGCAGGTCAATGA